TTCCAGGCAACAACAGTGGAGTGTGTACATCATGGCTGGCATCACTGTACACAACGGTGCTATCTTCCCTAACCCTTCCATCATGATCGTGCCGTCATAACGGCAGTCACCGACGGCGTCCAATCGTGCTGTGGCTCTCACTGCTGCGGTGGAGGTTTATGAATGCagctctctgattggacagGCTTATTGCCAGttgcagcaggagcagctggtGTCGAAGACCAGGCCTTGGGCGCAGTGCTGGAAGTAGGTGTTGCCCCCACTGCACTGGTAGAACTGGTTCTTGTCGGTGGGATCGGGGTACATCCCGTTGGACTTGCCCACGCAGAAGGTGGCGTCCATGCCACTGGTGCCACTGGAGCCACTGGAGCTGCCCCCACCAGAACTGCCCCCAGAGCTACCCCCACCGGAACTGCCCCCACCGGAACTGCCCCCACCGGAACTGCCGGTGGTCACTCCCTTgatgggagggaggggagtCGCAGGTGGGGAGCAGGCTGTGACAGACGGGAACAAACATGTCAGCGACACTCTCAGGAATAAAGGTAGGAAAGGGGTAccaatgcttgtcactgggacGGGACCCTATGGTGACGTAAGATTGTACCCCGAGCCCCCCTagtaatatataattcatttgtacatttttggttTGGAAAATGTACTGGTTCTTACCAAAAGACAACATCACTGAACTTTCAGTGTGCATCACGGGAAATTTGAtaattgaagaacaaaaatgtacctccactgtcactttatttctgagattcagatttttgtgcttgtgtgtatgtacagtatatgtgtgtgtgtgtgtgtgtatatgcctgtgtgtttatatgaacATGTTATTGTGTATGCATCGTGCATATCTTCATTTGTCGCGTGATTGAGTACGGCAtttgatattttgatattttgatatttcaTATGTAACAGCTGTAAAATGAGATGTGTGAGCTGAAGAGGAGGCATGGCCGATTCGCTGGAGCAGAGCAGCGGGGTCATTGTGGAGCTCCGCAGAGCGCCGTCTGGGTCTTACTTGCTTGGTCCAGGCCGAAGGCTTTGTGCAGGACACTGATCAGAGGGTATTTGCCCTGGTTGCAGAAGGTCCCCATGTAGTCATCCATGTCGATCGTCCACACCATGGCTCCGGCAAACTTGTTCTTCATCAGCCACTGGACCTGCAGAGGAGCGGCATCGGGCTAAGAATAGGactcagaaggttggtggtttcaGATCCGgtatagccacgataagatctgcacagctgttgggcccttgagcaaggcccaacTCCCCAGgggggattttcccctgcttcgtctaatgaACTCTATGTCACTttcggataaaagtgtcagctaaataacatgatTTATTTAAGCATGAAGTATCTGCGTCTCCAGGGACATGTAGCAATGTGTCCTGACTCATGACCAGCCTCCCAAGCTCACGCAGCCAGCCGCTTTCCGCTTCAGCAGCGTTCCTTTCTCTCCGCGCACTCACCTTGATCTCAAAGCTCTTGGCGTTGTCGTAGCCCACCCACTGATTGCCCTTGTAGGCGTACGGGACGTCCTGCACGGTGTTCCACACTTCTGTCGCTCCCTCCAAGAAGCCGCAGATCTGAGGCCCAGAAACGAAAAACAGCCGGGGTCTCCTCAACTGGGAAAGGATCTCAGAAGCTACGGTAACGGTTAGTTCGATGTTTTGGCGCTACGGTAACACCGGACCAGTGGATGGCCTCTGTTGGATGGTGTTGCTATAGTAACCCTGGACCAGCAGAAGGCATTAGGCGGATGTTGTTTCTATGGAAACGATGGTACCTCAAAGTAGGCCAGCTCTCCGGCTTCCTGGGTGTACTTCCCTGGAGCTCCGGCCCCGGAGATGGCAGCTCCCACGCCGTGGTTGGCCGCGTTGGTGAGGGTGAAGGTGTTGCCGTAGGTGGGGAAGCCCACCAGCAGCTTCTCGGCTGGGGCTCCGTTGCTCTGCCAGTAGTGCATGGCGTAGTCCTGCCGCAGACCGAACAGCGCTGTGACATCACGTGCtggagcagccaatcagcacgtactacacacaaacacacacacgcgtgcaggaacacacaaacacacacgcgtgcaggaacacacacacgcacacgcacaggaacacacacacatgcacaggaatacacacacacacacaggcacaggaacacacaaacacgcacaggaacacacacacatgca
Above is a genomic segment from Conger conger chromosome 10, fConCon1.1, whole genome shotgun sequence containing:
- the LOC133138562 gene encoding acidic mammalian chitinase-like, with the translated sequence MPTDIDPCLCTHLLYAFATMKNNRLATYEWNDVQLYSQFNALKNQNGNLKTLLSVGGWNFGSAGFSAMVASPANRKTFIDSVIVFLRQYEFDGLDIDWEYPANRGSPPQDQQLYSVLLAEMKEAFEAEAKQTSRARLLMSAAVSSGRGTIDTAYQIPQLGQSLDMINVMTYDMHGSWDPFTGECSPLYRGPADHGGYIYFNVDYAMHYWQSNGAPAEKLLVGFPTYGNTFTLTNAANHGVGAAISGAGAPGKYTQEAGELAYFEICGFLEGATEVWNTVQDVPYAYKGNQWVGYDNAKSFEIKVQWLMKNKFAGAMVWTIDMDDYMGTFCNQGKYPLISVLHKAFGLDQATCSPPATPLPPIKGVTTGSSGGGSSGGGSSGGGSSGGSSGGGSSSGSSGTSGMDATFCVGKSNGMYPDPTDKNQFYQCSGGNTYFQHCAQGLVFDTSCSCCNWQ